Proteins encoded in a region of the Macrobrachium rosenbergii isolate ZJJX-2024 chromosome 34, ASM4041242v1, whole genome shotgun sequence genome:
- the LOC136856039 gene encoding gastrula zinc finger protein XlCGF57.1-like isoform X2, whose amino-acid sequence MPLIKEEKEILEEDLTDDTDEGSLFANPFVEVILEDKAEPADGSPSCDDESGKMICIAEESRHLGGTEVFSKRSNTTGKRITCAECQRTFSRMCNLKSHMRTHTGEKPYTCSICKRSFSQQSHLKTHVRTHAGEKPCTCSVCQRSLSCQSDLKIHMRTHIGEKSYTCSICQRSFSYQSHLTKHMRTHTGEKPYTCSICQRSFSQKYHLKTHMRTHTGEKPFSCSVCQRSFSESSDLKRHMKTHTGEKPFTCSVCQRSFSESSDLKTHMRTHTGEKPYSCTVCQKSFSESGHLTRHMRTHTGEKPFTCSVCQRSFSDSGDLKTHMRTHTGEKPYTCSVCQRSFSQSSNFKNHMRTHTGEKPFICSVCQRSFSESSNLTRHMRTHTG is encoded by the coding sequence ATGCCGTTAATCAAAGAAGAGAAGGAGATTTTGGAGGAGGATCTAACTGACGACACAGATGAAGGCTCTTTATTTGCAAATCCCTTCGTAGAAGTCATCTTAGAAGACAAGGCAGAACCAGCGGACGGCTCTCCAAGCTGTGATGATGAAAGTGGAAAGATGATTTGTATTGCAGAAGAAAGCAGACATTTGGGTGGAACAGAAGTATTTTCAAAGAGAAGTAACACAACAGGGAAGCGAATAACTTGTGCTGAATGCCAAAGGACATTTTCTAGGATGTGCAACCTGAAAtcccacatgagaactcatacaggagagaaaccatatacatGCTCTATAtgtaaaagaagtttttctcaacAAAGTCATCTCAAAACACATGTAAGAACTCATGCAGGAGAGAAACCTtgtacttgctctgtatgtcaaagaagtttatCTTGTCAAAGTGATCTCAAaatacacatgagaactcatataGGAGAGAAATCatatacttgctctatatgtcaaagaagtttttcttatCAAAGTCATCTCAcaaaacacatgagaactcatacaggagagaagccatatacttgctctatatgtcaaagaagtttttctcaaaaatatcatctcaaaacacacatgagaactcatacaggagagaaaccattctcttgctctgtatgtcaaagaagtttttctgaatCAAGTGATCTCAAAAGACACATgaaaactcatacaggagagaaaccattcacttgctcagtatgtcaaagaagtttttctgaatCAAGTgatctcaaaacacacatgagaactcatacaggggAGAAACCTTATAGTTGCACTGTatgtcaaaaaagtttttctgaaTCAGGTCATCTCACaagacacatgagaactcatacaggagagaaaccatttaCTTGTTCAGTATGTCagagaagtttttctgattcagGTGATCttaaaacacacatgagaactcatactggagagaaaccatatacttgctcggtatgtcaaagaagtttttctcagtctagtaatttcaaaaatcacatgagaactcatacaggagaaaaACCATTCatttgctctgtatgtcaaagaagtttttctgaatCAAGTAATCTCACaagacacatgagaactcatacaggataG